ACTACCATTGACTCAGAACGTATCCAAACCGTTCAATTAGGGATTGGTACCCTACCTGAAACTGGTGAAGCTGATTCCGCAATTTTTGCAGCAGGCTTAACTGAACTGTTAGCAAGGGAACTTCTTTTAGGTAAGCGTAAGCGCGAAGAAGAAACAGACTAATCCTTTGGAAGAAAGCTAGAGCACGCCTATTGTGTCTCTAGCTTTTTATTTATGTACTTAAAAGCCGCCCACAAGTATCCAAGAAGGATGCTTATGGGCAGCTTATTTCAGTACAAGTAATACTGGCTAATTATATTAAGGGGGTAATAGATTTCTAAAGTTGTCGAGCAAAAAGTCACTAGCATTTCGGAAGCTCTGTCGTCATTTGAATTAAGGGGACATCTCTTAAACCACACCATTAGACACATTTCACCTTGCCCAGAAGTAAGTTGACTTACTCGGGTTAAGGCTGCGTAATTTCCAGTAGGATGGGTGTGTGGTCTTGACGGGTACCGGAGTCGATCATTTCTGAGCGTTGGACCCAGTCTGTGACACGGTTGCTGGTGAGCCAGTAGTCGATTCTCCAGCCTGAGTTGTTGATTTTGCTGGTTTTGGCCCGTTGGTTCCACCAAGAGTAGACGCCTTCGACGTCACCGTGGACGTGGCGGAAGGTGTCGGTGAAGCCGCGTTCGAGCAAGGCAGTGAAGCCTGCGCGCTCTTCGTCAGTAAAGCCGGCGGAATTGCGGTTGGTCTTTGGATTGGCTAGGTCGATTTCTTTGTGGGCTACGTTAAAGTCTCCGGTAGCTAACACTGGCTTATTACTATCCAACCCAGCTAAATAGTCTGCATAGAGATGATCCCATTCTTGGCGTAGGGATAGGCGCTTAAGCTGAGAGCCGGCGTTGGGAGTGTAGACTTGGGTGAGGTAGAAGTCGTCAAATTCGAGAGTAATGATGCGACCTTCGTGGTCCATTGTATCAGGGGCACCAATCTGTGGCATAGTTACTTCCGGTGTTAAATCTTCCTTATAGAGGAACATGGTTCCGGCGTAACTTTTGCGGGCAGGTTCTTGGGAGCTGTTCCAGACGATTGTGTAGCCTGGGAAGCGCTCAGTTAGGCTGTCAAGATGTTTCTGGCTCGGGCCTTTAGCGGGAAGCTTGGTTTCTTGAATGGCTAAGACGTCCGGATTTTCTTGTTGGAGGGTGTCTAAGACCGCACGGGATAGTTGCGCTCGGTTGGAGTCGCTAGTTAAGGCGGCATTGAGTGAATCGATGTTCCAAGATATAAGTTTCATATGTATCTCCTTTTTATATTGTGCTTGCATCATCTTACCTCATGACTGTAGACTTAGCAAATGGAAAGTTTGATCTGAGTGCTTTATTAGAAATAACATGAAATTTTGGCCTAATGATAGGGCATTCATACATTAATAAGGGTTTGACTTATATGAACTTTTCGATAAAATAAAAGAAGCATTATAAATAATAGAGAGGAGCAGCTTATTTGCTAAAAGCGATTAACAGAATACCTGCGGGTACATTTTTAGTCCCAATGGTCTTGAGTATGATTCTTGTGTCAATCTTCCCGAATATGTATAACATTGGAGGAACAACGGCGCAAACATTCGCTCAAGGAACCTCGATAGTTATTGGTTTATTGGTGTTTGCTGCAGGGACAACCTTAGATTTGCGCACCATTGGCCCGTTATTGAAACGTCACTTGCCGATGATTATCTTTAAATTGGTCTTATCAACGGTGTTTGTTGTGGTTTTTTATTTCTTGTTCGGTGTCGAAGGAACGATGGGAATTAGCCTCTTATCCTTTGCGTGTGTGACGTATTCCTTGAATCCAGCAGTAGCTTTGGCGATTCATACTAGCTACGGTGATCAACAATTCGGGGCAGCCTACGGGGTCTTTGGTATTCTTGGTATGTCCTTTACACCGCTTATTTGTATTAGTTTATTAACGTCAGATGGTGGAGCAGGTGCGATTGATTGGAATCCGATTATTTCTATCTTTATTCCACTAATTGCTGGGATGTTGTTAGGGAATATTGACACTAGCTTTAGAGAATTCTTTGCGCCAATGGTTGGTAAACTCTTGCCTTTCCTCGGTTGGAACTTAGGGGCTGGCATGAGTATTCAAGATGCCATTGCTTCAGGTGTGCCAGGTTTCATTATGACAGCAATCTTCTTAGTGTTGATGTTGCCATTGATTCCATTTGATAAATTCGTGACGAAGAATAATGGTGGGGTAGATGGCGCGGCTATTTGGAATGTAGCTGGAATGTCTGTGGCTAACCCAGCGATTGTTGGAGCAGCCCTCCCGCATTTATTTAATTCTGCTGAAGTGGCTCGGGCCACTGCAATTGTCATGATGGCATGTATTATTACGTCCATCTTGTCACCAATCGTTGCCCAACGCTTATTCAAGAAAGAATATGGCGCGGAGAATATGCAAGAATTGCTTGGAGATCAAGCGCTCGATACAACGGCTTAATAAGGGGTGCCGACGGCTTGAAAGAGTTGTCGGTTTTTTGTGTTTGGCAGATTAGAGCAAAGGAAAGCAAATCCGGCTTAATCAATGTGACATCTATGTTATAGCGTAAATTCCCCCCCTATTCTATACAACACAAGAAACATAAATAATTTACTCCCACAATGCGAAAGATTCTGTAAATTATTTGTTTGTGAATCTAAGCTGAAATTTGCATTTCAAAAAATTTTATAACACTGAGCTACCTTGCGTCTTTATACAAGGTAGGTTGAAAAGAAACTCTCTTAAAAATGCAGACCTATCAACGTTCAGTCATCATTATATTCATTGAGGTGTATAATTGGAGGGAGTTTAGATTATAGACGGGGTCACTCAGTTAGTAAGCGGATATCTGGTCTGCTCTAAGGTTTATTTGCTAAATAGTGCACAATTGTTATGAGATAATACATATGTGACATAAAACAAATAAAAAAGAGACCCCTCTGTTATAATAGATTTGTGAACAATTATAAACATAGAAAGGATCTCTTATATGTCTATTATAACAGAAGGTATGAAACATCGCGAACGAATTATTAAGTATGCCATTAAAGTGAATAATAATGCCGCAGCCGCAAGGAGATATCATAAATCCAGGCAATATGTTCAGAGATGGCGACAAAGGTATGATGGATCAATTGAATCTTTGCGAAAGAAGTCTACTCGTCCTAAATCACATCCTAACCAACATACACAGGATGAATTAGATCTGATTAAACATATGCATAGGCATCATAGACACCGTGGGTTAGCTCACGTCTACCGCAAATGCAAAGATGAGGGCTACACCAGGTCTTATGATTCCATGTGCCGACAAATCAGAAAGATGGGTCTAGGCAAGCCTTCAAAAGCCAAGAAAAAACGCAAGAAGCAGAAAGAAAAGTCTAAATACACTCATCCTGGTCAACTGGTTCAAATTGATGTTAAATACGTTCCTGTGAACTCTATCGGCTTTGTGAGTCACCATAAAAGATATTACCAAATCACGGCCATAGACGCTTATTCACGCAAGAGGGTGCTGAGTCTGATGAATGAAAATAGCACCTATACAACCTCTGAATTCGTTCTCACTTTGGAAGAGGAAATGGGCTTTAAGATTGACAAGATACAAACTGACAACGGGAAAGAATTTACCAACGACCCTCAGGAAACCGATAAGAAATCAAGGTTCCAAAAGATCTTAAATTTCTTGGATATCGACTATCAAACGACTGCTCCTTATTGTCCTTGGCAGAACGGGTTGGTAGAGAGGAGTCACCGAGAAGACGAAACAAGATTCTATTCAAGAAGACGTTTTTCCAGTGAAGAGGAGCTAGAAAAAGCTTTAAGAAGGTACAATACAAGCTACAATAATACCTACCGGAAGATTTTAAATTTCAAGAATCCAAATGAAGTTGTCGCTGAATTTTTTGAAAAAGCAGGTTAGCCATTATATATTTCTTCCAAGTTTCGTCAAGGCACGCTTCGCTCTAAAGGCCTTGACAAAACTTTCCAGAAATATTCTGATTGTTTAACTGCTTTTCCACAAACTATTTTTCAGAGCTTGTGTCACAAATGTTTGACTTCTCTACAGGTTTATTTGCTAAATAGTGCACAATAGGCTTGACAGGCGCTTACATCCGTCGTATGATAGATGTACAAATTCAATAGATCTTCAGGGCGGGGTGTAATTCCCCACCGGTGGTAAAGCCCACGAGCCGCAAGGCATGATTCGGTGTAATTCCGAAGCCGACAGTACAGTCTGGATGAAAGAAGATTAGCATATTTAGCTAGCAATCGCTCTGGAATAGTATAACTATTTCAGAGTTTTTTTGTTTTTTAGCGAATCAACCCCTGATTATCTATGAGAATAGTGATCGGGGGTTTTCTTTTGGAACGAAATCAAGATGAACAATATATGGCCTATGCTTTGAAATTGGCTGAGCGAGGTCTGGGCTGGACAAATCCGAATCCGATGGTAGGTGCGGTAATTGTCGCAGCAGGCGAAGTGATTGGAGTGGGCTATCATCCTCGGTTAGGGGAAGGCCACGCCGAACGTCAAGCTTTGGCTGATACTGTAGCCAAGGGGCATCGGGAGCAACTTGCAGGCGCGACAATGTATGTCACGTTAGAGCCATGTTGCCACCAGGGACGTACGCCACCTTGTACCCAGGCAATTATTGAAGCAGGTATAGCGCGGGTTGTGGTTGGCGCTTTGGATTCCAATGTCCTTGTGGCCGGCAAAGGGATCCAGCAACTTAAAGAAGCGGGCTTGACGGTTGATACAGGCGTGTTTGCTAAGGAGAGTCGGCAGCTGAATCGAACCTTCTTCCATTTCAATGAGACTGGTTTACCTTTTGTTGTGATGAAGTACGCGATGACCCTCGATGGTAAGATAGCGGCTCATACGGGCCATTCACAGTGGGTTACGGGTCCAGTTGCACGCCAGCATGTACATCGTAGCCGTCATGCCTTTCAGGCGATTATGGTCGGTGTGGGAACGGTTATAGCGGATGATCCGCTACTCAATGTGCGCTTAGAAGAGCTGAGTGAGCCGTGTCATCCCATTCGGGTCGTTTGTGATAGTCATTTAAGGACGCCGCTGGAAAGTCGTTTGGTTCAAAGTGCCAAGGAGCTTCCGCTAATTATTGCGACAACAGTCACCAACCAAGCCCAGCAGGCTACCTATGAAGCCTATGGCTGTCAAATACTTACTTTACCGGCGGATGATGCAGGGCAGGTAGACTTGAGAAGCCTCATGAAAGAACTGGCCAAACAAGGCATTATCTCGGTTTATTTAGAAGGAGGCGCCCAGCTTAACTGGAGTGCCCTTAAAGCAGGCTTGGTGCAAGAAGTGCATACGTATATTGCACCGAAATTAGTGGGTGGTCAGGACGCTCCTTCTGCCATTTCGGGCTTAGGCTTCGGGCGCATGGATGAAGCTTTGGGCCTTCGAATTAGGCAGATAGAGCGCCTGGGTGAAGATATATGGATAGAAAGTGAAGTGACAGGATGTTTACAGGAATCGTAGAGGCTAAAGGGCAGGTGCGTTCGATTGAGCCTGTGGAGCGGGGAGTGCGTTTAGTGATTCAAGCTCCGGAAGTGATGGGTGATGTGGCCCTAGGTGATAGCATTGCCGTGAATGGTATTTGCTTGACGGTCGTAGCTTTTGATGAGAGATATTTCGCAGTGGATGTGATGCAGGAGACGTTGGACCGGACGGCTTTCCAAGTGTTGGACGTTGGCAGTTCAGTGAATGTAGAGCGGGCTATGCAGGCCAGTGACCGCTTCGGTGGACATATCGTCAGTGGCCATATTGATGGAACGGGTATCCTAGAGCGGATTGAAGCGGACGGGATTGCGAATTGGTATCATTTCAGCACGTCGCCAGAGATTCTGCGTTATATCGTTATGAAAGGTTCCATTTCGATTGATGGGACGAGTTTAACTATTGCTGGACTGGATGATGGAGCGGGTGAATTCAGTGTCTCAATTATTCCACATACGGCGTCGCAGACCCTTTTTGGGGAATATGAGGTGGGGCGTGTGGTGAATTTGGAGAATGATTTAATTGGAAAGTACGTTGAGCGATTGCTTGAGAGGGAGGAAATATAATGGCATATACAACGATTGAAGAGGCTTTAGAGGCCTTAAAAGCAGGCAGAATCATAATGGTCTTGGATGATAAGGATCGGGAGAATGAAGGGGATTTAATTTGTGCCGCGGAATTTGCTACCACCGATAATGTTAACTTCATGGCCACTGAGGCCAAAGGCTTAATTTGCCAACCGATGAGTCGAGCGATTGCGGAGCGCTTGAATTTCCATCCGATGGTGGCGAATAATACGGACAATCATGAAACGGCCTTTACCGTATCGATTGATCATGTGGATACGACGTCGGGGATTTCAGCCGAGGAGCGCGGTTATACCATGCGCCAGGTGCTCGAACCAGATAGCATGCCAGAAGATTTCCGCCGTCCGGGTCATGTCTTCCCACTTATTGCCAAAGATAATGGGGTCCTAGCGCGCAATGGTCACACTGAAGCGACGGTTGATTTGATGCGCTTGGCCGGCTTGCAAGAGAGTGGCTTATGTGTGGAGGTTATGCGCGAGGATGGCACGATGATGCGTGAGACGGAGCTTTTGGCGCAGGCGCAGTTGTGGGATATGCCAGTGATTACGATTAAGGATCTGCAAGCTTACCGCTGGCAACATGAGCAAATTATGGAGTGTGTCTCCAGTGTCCAAATGCCGACGAAATATGGTCAGTTTGTTGCCCATTCCTATGTTAATCGTATTAACGGTGAACATCACGTTGCCTTAGTGAAAGGGGATATTAGTGGTGAAGCGCCAGTCTTAGCCCGGGTACATTCTGAATGCTTGACTGGTGATGTATTCGGCTCCTTACGCTGTGATTGCGGGGAACAGTTCGCCCAGGCCATGCAGCAAATTGCCGAAGAAGGCCGTGGCGTGCTCTTATATATGCGCCAAGAAGGTCGCGGTATAGGCTTAGTTAATAAGTTGAAGGCCTATGCACTGCAAGATGAAGGCTTAGACACTTTAGAAGCAAACTTAGTGCTCGGCTTCCCGGGTGATATGCGTGAATACGATAGCGCTGCACAAATGCTGAAGGACTTAGGGGTTGAACGCCTGAAGCTGATGACCAATAATCCTGATAAAATTGAACAGTTAGAACAACACCAGATAGATGTTACCGAGCGCGTTCCACTGGAGATGGAAGCCAATGACCATGATCACAATTACTTAGTCACCAAGCAAATTCGCATGGGGCATTTATTACACGTTAAACAACATTAGGAGGAAGAACATGAATATTATTGAAGGAAACTTAGTTGCACTAGAAGGCGTTAGAATTGGCATTGCGATTGCTCGGTTCAATGATTTCTTGACTCGAAGCTTATTAAAAGGGGCTGAGGATGGCCTAACCCGCTCAGGTGTGCCTAGCGACCACATCGACGTTGTCTGGGTACCTGGGGCTTATGAGCTGCCCATCCTCACCCAAAAAATGGTTGAATCCGGTCAGTATGATGCGGTGATTACACTTGGTGCGGTAATTCGTGGGGCAACCAGCCATTATGATGTTGTCGTCAATCAAGCAACAAGCGGTATTAGCCGGGTGGCCTTGGATGCTGGCATTCCTGTAATTCTGGGCATTCTAACTGTTGAGAATATTGAACAGGCCATTGAGCGGGCAGGAACCAAGGCTGGGAATAATGGCTTTACTTACGCAACGAATGCCATTGAAATGATTAATGTACTGCGTGAAGTGACCAAATAATAACCTGTTTCACTTGAGTTTTTGTTAACTAGCTAAAAAAATATCTTACTTATCCTATGTCGTAGAGATTTACAGTCCTGATAATCATTGTTATATTCCAACAAACGCTTGTAGTCTCCAGAAGAAATTTCTGGGGGCTATTTGTGTTTAGGTTGAGCGAATATTGTTATGTGTATATTCACGTATTGAAGCAGTGCTGCTTGAATGTGGAGCCTACTGAATCGGATGAAGGTGAAGCATATTGATTGACTTGTGAACAATATCACGATATAGTAAGTATAGATATTACATGAATATTAATTCATGTATAGCGCAAGATAGGAGTTATTGTGGAATTTTTGTAATAGTTACTATTTTAGAATTGTTATAAATAACTTGACTTGCGACTGAATTCGCGCTAAGATAGATGTATAAGGATTCAAATGAGGTTCTATTCATTTATAAGAGGAGATGAGAAAGCATGATGAACTTCTTGTTCAAAAATCGCGAAGGGCGGTTCTTACTCATCGGCGCAATTTTCCTAATTCTTGGGTTTGTTATTTCAGACCCGATGGGAAGCCGGGTAAGTTTTTATATATCGATCTTTTTCCTAGGATTTTATGCAACGAAGCATGCAGTACTTGAGACGATTAAAGACCGTTCACCCAATGTGGACTTATTGATGGTATTGGCAGCCTTGGGGGCGTGTGTCATTAATTATGAATCGGAAGGTGCGCTCTTGCTCTTAATTTTTGCTGGGGCTGAGGTACTGGAAGATTTCGCAATGAATCGCTCGACTAATGCGATTGAAGAGTTGATGGGCCAAGTGCCCCAAACGGCGCAACGTTTATTGCCAAGTGGGGATGTTGAAGAAGTGCCAACGGATGCTTTGCAAGTGGGGGATATTGTAGTCGTCTCCAAAGGTGCCCAAGTTCCGATTGATGGGAAGTCCGACCGGTTGACGACGATTAATGAAGCGGCGTTAACGGGTGAATCGGTGCCTGTTGAGAAGACATCGGGTGAGGAAGTTTTTGCCGGGACGATAAACGAAGGAAATGTCTTCCATTTGACGGTTACGAAGCCTAGTAGCGAGACAATCTTCTCCAATATTATTCGAATGGTGGAAGAAGCGCAAGGACGTCCATCGAAGATTTCGCGCTTTATTGACCGCTTGGAAAGTAGGTATGTGGTCGGTGTTTTAATTGCGGTGCCGCTTTTCATTGTTGCTTTGATGCTAATTATGAATATGAGTTTCCAAGATGCTTTCTACCGCGGGATGGTGCTACTGACTGTGGCGAGTCCGTGTGCTTTGGTTGCTTCAGCTACTCCCGCTACTTTGTCAGCCATTAGTAATGGTGCTAAGAATGGGATTCTCTTCAAGGGTGGTGCCGCTATGGAAGCCTTGAGTACGATGGACACGCTTTTTTCTGACAAGACAGGAACACTAACTTTCGGTGAATTTCAAGTTATTGATCACGAAATAAATGAAGCAGACCTCAAAGAAGTGGTTTACATGGAACAGTCTTCAACCCATCCGATTGCTGAAGCGATTACCATGTCTTTTGCTGATTTACCACTGGATACGGTCGATACATCTGAGTCTATTGAAGAGGTCGCCGGTGTCGGTATCCAAAAGGGTGACATTCTTGTTGGGAAGCCGTCATCGTTCGATAGTTATGAAGATCCGAATAATTATCGGGCGCAAACGAAGCAAAGTCACACGGTTATCTTTGCTGGACGGAATAATCAGATTATTGGTTACTTTGTCTTAGCGGACCAGGTTCGTCTGGAAGCTAAGGAAGCTGTGGCCGCTTTCCAAGAAGAGGGTGTTGACGTGCAACTCATTACTGGAGATAATGAACAAGTAGCGCGTGCCGTTGCTAAGGAAGTTAATATTGTGCATTACCAAGCGTCTTGCTTGCCGGAAGATAAGATTCGCCTGGTGCAGGAAGAGCAAGAACACGACAAAGTAGTCGGTATGATTGGGGATGGCATTAATGATGCGCCAGCCTTAGCGAATGCTGATATTGGGATTGCGATGGGCTCTGGTTCGTCCGTTGCTATGGAGTCCGCCGACGTTGTCGTCGTCCAGAATGACCTGGCTAAACTCTATTACAGCTTTGAACTCAGTGAGAAATTAAATAAAATTATCAAGCAGAATGTGGCCTTCTCCATTGCGGTGATAGTTATTCTCGTCATCTTGAATCTCTTTGGTTGGCTTGACTTGCCAATGGGGGTTGTCTTCCATGAAGGTTCAACCATTCTAGTTATTCTCAACGGACTACGTCTCTTAGGAGCCAAAGATGAGACGAAACCGAGTGAACCGAATCGAGTTGAAAACCAGGAGCAAGTTGCTTAAGGTCTGAATATTAAACATAACAGAGAAGCCCTCGTGCAGTGAACAGTACTGCGCGGGGGCTTTGTGTAGGTGCGGCCGGCATGGGCGATAACTCGGTGGATGGGTCGCTACCGTCGGCAAATCAATTGGTGGCCTTGTCTGGGCAGGGGGAATATCTTATCTTTCAACGTAAATTCCCTCTCTTTTATACAAGACATGAAATAAATAATTTACTCTATGAGGTGGATACTTTTGGGGAGAGTTTAGATTTAAATCAAGAGGTTGCACCTGAGTCCCTGGCAACTGAAAAGTGCATACGATGGGAGTTATATGAGTGTTGTCGGCCCTTGGCGCGGTTGTAAATGAGAGGGTTGTTTGGAGTCAATTCCACTTAGCTCAGCAACAAATAAATCCAGCCATTCTATGCAAATAAGCACAGCTAATGGCTGGATTTTAGGCGTAAGGTATGCCGGGGTCGCTCAAATCGGGGTAGGCGTACAGTTCAGGATAGTCTTGGCAATGGGGTTTGCGCGCGGTACAGATTTGGCGGCCAAACTGAATCATGGCTTGGTGGCAATGAAGCCAGTTTTCGGCTGGGATAAGTGCACAAACCCGGTCTTCAACTTGACGTACGCTGGCATTGGCTTCTACTAAGTGGTGGTGTTTGGCAATGCGGTGAATGTGGGTGTCGACGGCAAAAGCTGGGATATTAAAGGCATTGCTGAGGACGACGCTGGCAGTTTTGCGACCGACGCCGGGGAGGGCTTCTAAAGCCTTACGCTCAGCCGGAACTTGTCCGCCGTGCTCTTCCACAAGCTGAGCGGCGCATGCTTGGATATATTTCGCCTTATTGCGGTAGAGACCGATTTGTTGGATATAGGGAATTAAATCGGCTACTTCAGCTGCAGCCATTGCCTCAGCGGTAGGGTAGGCAGCAAAAAGGTCAGGTGTAACCCGGTTAACGCCTTCGTCTGTAGTCTGCGCACTTAAGATGACTGCAATGAGTAATTCAAAAGGATTGCTATGCAACAGGGCAGTGTGTCGGTCCGGGTACATAGCCATAATCGTCTCTAGAACATAACGGGCATTGGTATCATTCAACATGCTAGTTGGCCCCTTTGTCTGTAAGGCTGTAGTAGGTAATTGGTCGCCCAATGCCGCCATATTCTTGATCAGTTTCAAGATAACCACGCTCAGCCAGGAAATGAATATATTTGCGGACTGTAACGTGTGAGAAGTCCACTTCTTCGGTTAAGCCTTCAATGGTAAAGGTCCCATTGAAAGTAGTAATCGCAGCCATGATTTTCTTCAAGGACGGGGCGGTGATACCTTTTTCTAAAGAATCAGCATCTAAGGCCTTTGGATTGCCTCCGTTTGCTTCTTTCTGGAAGCCGTAGAGGCGGTCGACGTCTGCTTGGTCAAGTTGGGTGCTTTGGAGAACGTCCTGGCGTGCTTTGAAGGCATATAAGCTTTCTTGAAGGCGTTCGGCTGTGAAAGGTTTGAGAATATAGTCAATCGCCCCGTATTGGTAGCCGATTTGGATACTGCGTTGATCGTTCTGGGCGGTCAGCATAATGATTTCAGCTGGGTAATCACGTTGCCGTAAGGCTTTCATAAAGTCGAGGGCAGATTCGCCTTTTAAATTTAAATCAATGAGAATCAAATCAAAAGTCATCTCATCTAACAAAGTAATTGCCTCGGCGTTCGAATCAGTCATCCCAGCGACTTCAAAGCCTGGCACTTGTTCGATATAGGTCTTATTTATCATTTGAATCATCGGGTCATCTTCAATTAAGAGAATCTGGTAGCTCATGGTCTCCTCCTATCAATAAGCTTGGGTATAACAGACGAGTAATGCCTGATTGGCTTGGCTTTGAATCTCAGTGTAAGCAATCTCGTCCAAAAGCTTCACCAAGTCTGGTTGCACATTCGTTAAATACAAGCAAGTTCTAAGTTGATGTTCTTCATAGGCTAACTGGACGTGCAGGTCTTCAAAGTCCGCTAAATGTGTCTTACAGACCTCCAATAACTCTTCGGTTTGCTCCAACCATTGCTGGGAGCGGAAATAATTAGCCGTCGCAGGGATTTCATTCGTAATTTCTAAGTGAAAAGCGGTCTGCATCTCTTCAAAAGCTAAACGCTGCTTGATTAAAAAGCCCGCAATCGTTGGATTATGCACCAGTAAGCTCAGGCTCTGTTCGAAACGGGCTTGCGGTTCGATGAGTTGAGCCAAATAATCGCTCAGGGCATCATACTGCTTTAAATCAGCTAGGCCGTAGATAACATGTAATTTATTCAGAAAGTCGTGTGACTGGGTGGCTAATGTTTGCACATATACATCTGTGGTAGACAGTTGATTAATCAACATATACAATTCCGTTGCATTGCGAATTATATAGATTTGCCCCGAATATCCATGCCGGGTCATAATTGGGGCTAGGGAGACAATGTAGCTCTTATTGCTGACCTGGTATAACTTCTGGCTACGACCTTCCCCGCCATCCAGAAAAGGCAAAATATCGGCCAACTCATCCCCTTCCTGACCAGCAAACTCCCGTTGCGCTGCATCGTTTATTAATATAATCTCTTGATTGGGATTTGTCACGATGACACCATCTAAGGTACGCGTTAACATCGCATTGCGCTCTTCGAGCACTTGGGCAATTTCTTGAGGCTCCATGTCGTGCATTTGTTTCTTGAGAGAGTAGGCGAGTAAGAAGGCGAGTAGAAAGCCAAGCCCTAGAGAGATAAGTAAGACCCAGGTTAAAGGCTCCAAGGTTGCCTGCGAGAGTGTGTCCAAAGTCTGCAAGGTGATGCCCAGGTTGACTGCACCAATTACCTCGCCCGTTTCACTGTGGTAAATCGGGACAAAGGCACGTAATTGCTCGCCGAGTGTGCCCCGCCCGATTAATGTATAGGATTCTCCTTCAAAAGCCCGTAATTCTTGGCCGCCATCGCCGAAATACTGGCCCCCACGGCGTTCAGGATTCGGATGGGTCAGGCGGATGCTCTCAGGTGTAAGGACGACAACGTAATCCAGCTCAAAGGTCTCTTCGATTTCACTCGCATAAGCTTGCATCGTGTCGCTCGGTACACCGTACGCAGTCTCTTCGACAATCGTTGGATTGCGAGCGACCTGGGTGGCAATTTGTAGAATTCGGGTCATTTGTTCTCGCTGGCTTGTCTCGCGGATTTCAGCAATCAATAAACCATAGAAGACCGTGATGGTAATCAGAATCGTTGCTAAGATTAACAGGAGTAAACGCAAGAGCAGTTTTTGATTTTTGAAAGTGTGGCGAATTGCTTGCATATATGAACCTTTCTTTTATACAATTGGCTTAGTAACCTTATTCTACACACTTTTAGGAAGAAGGTAAAGTATACAATCGCTGAGAATTGTCCAAAAGTAAGTTATAATAAGCACAATTGGAAATTTAGGAGGAACCTTATGAATACCATGCATGAAAAGCAATTGAATCATCGAACAATCCGTTTCTTTAAAGACCAACCAGTCCCGGCAACTTTGAATGAGCAGTTGATGGAAGTGATGAACCGGACGGCCACCAGTATGGGCATGCAGTTTGCATCTGTTGTTCGCATTAGCGATCCGGACAAGAAGCAGGCCTTAGCAGACATCTGCAAGCAAGCTTACGTTGCTGATGCACCGGAATTGTTAGTCTTTA
This region of Suicoccus acidiformans genomic DNA includes:
- a CDS encoding Spo0B domain-containing protein yields the protein MQAIRHTFKNQKLLLRLLLLILATILITITVFYGLLIAEIRETSQREQMTRILQIATQVARNPTIVEETAYGVPSDTMQAYASEIEETFELDYVVVLTPESIRLTHPNPERRGGQYFGDGGQELRAFEGESYTLIGRGTLGEQLRAFVPIYHSETGEVIGAVNLGITLQTLDTLSQATLEPLTWVLLISLGLGFLLAFLLAYSLKKQMHDMEPQEIAQVLEERNAMLTRTLDGVIVTNPNQEIILINDAAQREFAGQEGDELADILPFLDGGEGRSQKLYQVSNKSYIVSLAPIMTRHGYSGQIYIIRNATELYMLINQLSTTDVYVQTLATQSHDFLNKLHVIYGLADLKQYDALSDYLAQLIEPQARFEQSLSLLVHNPTIAGFLIKQRLAFEEMQTAFHLEITNEIPATANYFRSQQWLEQTEELLEVCKTHLADFEDLHVQLAYEEHQLRTCLYLTNVQPDLVKLLDEIAYTEIQSQANQALLVCYTQAY